A section of the Oryzias melastigma strain HK-1 linkage group LG2, ASM292280v2, whole genome shotgun sequence genome encodes:
- the pjvk gene encoding pejvakin, giving the protein MFAAATKNFVKQVGDTGRLIPVPSLSEADRYQPLSLVTRKRKKHFWKKNKFASTPFSLKDILVGEKEITAGVSSYQLLNYEDKSDVSLNGRLGNHLINDVGFNVSGSDSVAVKASFGIVTKHELEVPTLLRELNSRKVDLDHCLVRQSRESGRSVLCVVVESIRTTRQCSLTVHAGMRGTTMRFQIDDGRIPKGRDKAIVIPAHTTIAFSICQLFFRLDGRLDICVAPGSQGGFEREQIREQLGGFIGRFSMGRLRRFLSGIIYGNPFRADDRTFEELTHSDTYMDDVVTDYYEKAASMTDVSTAYLRESSHQRVNLLKHNIPKGPCALCGMGNQKRETVYGCLECSSGPQKYVRLHVVPCFDLWHKTLR; this is encoded by the exons ATGTTCGCCGCCGCCACCAAGAATTTTGTGAAGCAGGTTGGAGACACGGGGAGGTTGATCCCGGTTCCCAGCCTGAGCGAGGCCGACCGCTACCAGCCGCTCAGCCTGGTGaccaggaagaggaagaagcaCTTCTGGAAGAAGAACAAGTTCGCCTCCACGCCTTTCTCGCTCAAAGACATCCTCGTTGGGGAGAAGGAGATCACTGCGG GGGTTTCTTCTTACCAGCTTCTCAACTACGAGGACAAGTCGGACGTGTCGCTCAACGGCCGGTTGGGGAACCACCTCATCAACGACGTGGGGTTCAACGTCAGCGGCTCCGACTCGGTGGCGGTCAAAGCCTCATTCGGGATCGTGACCAAACACGAGCTGGAGGTGCCGACTTTACTGCGCGAGCTAAACTCCAG AAAAGTCGACCTGGATCACTGCCTGGTTCGTCAGTCCAGAGAGAGTGGGCGCAGTGTTCTTTGCGTGGTCGTGGAGAGCATCCGTACCACGCGTCAGTGTTCTCTGACTGTCCACGCTGGCATGAGAGGGACCACCATGAGG TTTCAGATTGACGATGGCAGAATCCCTAAAGGTCGAGACAAAGCCATCGTCATTCCGGCTCACACCACCATCGCTTTCAGCATCTGTCAGCTGTTTTTTCGCCTGGATGGACGTCTTG ATATTTGTGTAGCTCCAGGTTCCCAGGGCGGGTTTGAGCGCGAGCAGATCCGTGAGCAGCTGGGCGGATTCATCGGCCGCTTCTCCATGGGCCGCCTTCGCCGGTTCCTGTCTGGAATCATCTACGGAAACCCCTTCAGGGCAG ACGACCGGACGTTTGAGGAGCTGACGCACTCGGACACCTACATGGACGACGTGGTGACCGACTACTACGAAAAGGCCGCCAGCATGACCGACGTGTCCACGGCCTACCTGAGGGAAAGCTCCCACCAGCGCGTGAACCTCCTGAAACACAACATCCCCAAAGGGCCGTGCGCGCTGTGCGGCATGGGCAACCAGAAGAGGGAGACGGTCTACGGCTGTCTGGAGTGCTCCTCCGGGCCCCAGAAGTACGTCCGCTTGCACGTGGTGCCCTGCTTTGATCTCTGGCATAAAACCCTGAGATGA